From Oreochromis niloticus isolate F11D_XX linkage group LG14, O_niloticus_UMD_NMBU, whole genome shotgun sequence, one genomic window encodes:
- the LOC109204941 gene encoding regenerating islet-derived protein 3-gamma, with protein sequence MPPKCHFQQTAVNLTQQNGNICFNMSPKNGMKVKIKFQCAEYPAANISLHSESKSWIDALEDCQTEHFSLVEICEKKVRDDVKRLQNKTDSKTGVWIGLQRSIFGYSPEWKWISGYNVVNSQLNRTSSANSDFDNHCGKVIFDNKTEEIKWSNANCHEKLPYICQRMNEKPCTDDYTEKSELFIDID encoded by the exons ATGCCACCCAAATGTCACTTTCAACAAACAGCTGTTAATCTTACACAACA GAATGGAAATATCTGCTTCAACATGTCACCAAAGAATGGCATGAAAGTAAAGATTAAATTTCAGTGTGCTGAGTACCCTGCTGCTAACA TCAGTCTACACAGCGAAAGTAAAAGTTGGATTGATGCCTTGGAGGACTGCCAGACGGAACATTTCTCCCTGGTTGAGATCTGTGAAAAGAAAGTAAGGGATGATGTGAAAagactgcaaaataaaacagactcaAAGACGGGGGTGTGGATTGGACTGCAAAGGTCCATTTTTGGCTACAGTCCTGAGTGGAAGTGGATTTCAGGGTATAATGTTGTAAATTCACAGTTGAATAGAACGTCGTCCGCCAACTCTGACTTTGACAACCACTGTGGAAAAGTCATCTTTGATAATAAGACAGAAGAAATCAAGTGGTCCAACGCCAACTGCCATGAAAAATTACCATACATTTGTCAAA gAATGAATGAAAAGCCTTGTACTGATGATTATACAGAGAAGTCAG AGCTTTTCATTGACATTGACTGA